From the genome of Pelosinus fermentans DSM 17108:
CATTTTACTGGGGATTTTCATGCAATTACAACGGCTCATAATTTATTAGCTGCTATTATTGACAATCATATTCATCAAGGAAATGAACTAGGCTTAGATCCTAGGCGTATTACCTGGCGCCGTGTGATGGATTTAAATGAACGTTCACTTCGCTCGATTATTTGCGGACTAGGCGGAAAAATAAATGGTATACCCCGGGAAAGCGGTTTTGATATTACGGTTGCTTCTGAAATGATGGCTATTTTATGTTTAGCCAGTGATTTAGACGATATGAAGGCTCGTATCGGTAAGATTATTATTGGTTATACCTATGGAAATGAACCCATTACTGCTGAGGCGTTACATGTCACGGGAGCGTTGACGTTATTGTTTAAAGATGCTATAAAGCCTAATTTAGTGCAGACATTAGAACATACTCCGGCTTTTGTCCATGGCGGACCTTTTGCTAATATTGCTCATGGCTGCAATAGTGTAATGGCGACTAAATTTGCATTAAAGCTGGCTGATATTTGTGTTACAGAAGCTGGTTTTGGTGCCGATTTAGGTGCTGAAAAATTCTTGGATATTAAGTGTCGGTTTGCGGGGATCAAGCCAGATGCAGTGGTAATTGTCGCTACTGTTCGTGCTCTTAAAATGCATGGTGGCGTACCTAAAACAGAGTTAGTGGGAGAAAATATGCCGGCTTTAGAAAAAGGCTTGGCGAATTTGACAAAACATATTGAAAATATGCAGAAATTTGGTTTGCCAGCAATCGTTGCTATTAATGCGTTTCCTACAGATACTTCCCAAGAGCTTGAATTTGTAAGACGAAAATGTGTGGAGTTGGGTGCTGAGGTTGCCTTATCAGAAGTTTGGGCTAAAGGTGGCCAAGGCGGCATAGAACTGGCCAAAAAAGTTCTCGCAGCTTGTGAGCAGCCTGGCAATTTCAACTATCTATATGATGTGAATGCATCCATCAAGGATAAGATCGCAACTATTGCCAGGGAAATATATGGTGCCGAAGGGGTTAGCTATACTCCTCAAGCGGAGAAGACAATTAAGGAGCTTACAGCGTTAGGTTTTGATAAAACACCGATATGTATGGCTAAAACTCAATACTCTTTGAGTGATGATATGACTCAATTAGGACGACCTGCTGGCTTTACCATTACTGTGCGTGAAATTCGAGTAGCAGCAGGAGCTGGATTCTTAGTAGCACTGACAGGCGAAGTGATGACCATGCCAGGGCTGCCCAAACGTCCAGCGGCAGAAAAAATGGATATTGATAATGCAGGAAAAATTATTGGTTTGTTTTAAGTAGAAGCAAAAAGTGAGACAGTTTTCATTATAAATGGTGAATCATAATTGATAAAGTATTGACTTATCATGAGAAAACGATAAAATTAAAGACATTGTTATTAATAAAAATTGGACTATTACTTGCATTACGATTCGAGAAGTTTCTGGGAAGGTGAAATTGGTAAGGGATTTACCTTTCCTTAATTGAAGGAGGTTTCTTGTGTATAAAATTCTTGTAAAACAGCAGTTGGCACCAAGTGTTCAACTTTTTGAGGTGGAGGCACCTCTTATTGCTAAAAAAGCCAAACCAGGACAATTTGTTATTTTGCGTGTAAATGACCATGGGGAGCGTATTCCTCTAACCATTGCCGATTTTAATCGGAAAAAGGGCAGTGTTACCCTTATTTTTCAAGAAGTAGGCGCATCTACTCTTGAGTTAGGCCGCTTACAACAAGGGGATTTCTTATTAGATTTAGTTGGTCCTTTAGGTAAACCTACTCATATTGAGAAGTTTGGTACGGTAGTCTGTGTAGGCGGTGGTATCGGTATAGCACCAGTATATCCTATCGCTCGTGGTCTGAAAGAAGCAGGTAATGAAGTGATTTCCATTATTGGTGCTCGTTCTGAAGAGATTTTAATTTATGAAGAAGAAATGGCAGCAGTCAGTGATCAATTGATTATTACAACAGATGATGGCTCAAAGGGGATTAAAGCGTTGGTTACCCAACCACTAAAAGAGTTATTAGACTCCGATAAAAGCATCAGTCTAGTAGTCGCGATCGGTCCTGTTATTATGATGAAATTTGTTGCAGAAACAACCAGACCCTATGGTGTTCCTACAGTCGTCAGCCTGAACCCGATCATGGTGGATGGTACTGGCATGTGCGGCGGCTGTAGAGTTTCCGTCGGTCAGGAGAATAAATTTGCTTGTGTTGACGGTCCCGAATTTGATGCTCATAAAGTTGACTTTGAAAGTTTAATGGCCCGGCAGCGTATGTACAAGCCTCATGAAAAACAGCATAGTGAGCATATTGCTGGTAAAAGAGAGGAGGGCTGTAAATGTCACTCTCACTAAATAAAAACCCAATGCCAGAGCAAGAACCTAAAGTACGGGCAAAGAATTTTTCCGAGGTAAGCCTTGGTTATACGGAAGAACTGGCAAAAGCAGAAGCGGCACGCTGCCTGCAATGCAAAACAGCACCTTGCCGTAAAGGATGCCCTGTACAGGTTGATATTCCTGCTTTTATTAAAGAAGTAAAAGAAGGAAATATGGACGTAGCCATAGCAAAAATAAAAGAAGTGAATAGCCTTCCAGCAGTTTGTGGCAGGGTATGTCCGCAAGAAGAGCAATGTGAAAAATACTGTGTATTGGCAAAGAGAGGGGAAGCAGTAGGTATTGGTCGTCTAGAACGCTATGTGGCGGATACTGCACGGAATAAAGGGGAACATATCACTGCCATTGATTATGCCCCTGATGCACAGAAAGTAGCTGTCATTGGTTCTGGACCGGCAGGCCTGGCCGTAGCAGGTGATTTAGCGAAAAAGGGGTATAAAGTTACGATTTTTGAAGCCTTGCATTTGCCAGGCGGCGTTTTGATGTATGGTATTCCCGAATTTCGTTTGCCAAAGGACGAGGTAGTACAAGTAGAGATTAACAATCTACGCAAGCTCGGCGTGGAAATTGTTGTGAATGCTGTAATTGGCAGTACTTTTACCGTTGATGAACTCATGGAAGAAGAAGGCTTTGATGCTGTATTTATTGGTACAGGAGCAGGACTTCCTTACTTTATGGGAGTACCAGGAGAGAATTTGAATGGTGTCTATTCTGCCAATGAATTTTTGACTCGCTGCAATTTGATGAAAGCCTATCGTTTCCCGGAATGCGGTACACCCATCCATGTAGGAAAAAAAGTAGCGGTTGTCGGTGGTGGCAACGTTGCCATGGATGGAGCAAGAACTGCTCTGCGTTTAGGTGCAGAACGCTCCTATATCGTATATCGCCGTTCGGAAGCGGAGTTGCCAGCTAGATTAGAAGAGATTCATCATGCAAAAGAAGAAGGCATTGATTTTCAATTTCTCACAGCTCCTACCGCTGTAATCGGCAATAAGGATGGGTGGGTCACAGGTCTTCAATGCGTACGAATGGAGCTGGGTGAACCCGATGCCTCTGGGCGCCGCCGTCCCATTGAAATTCCAAATTCTGAATTTATATTAGAAGTAGACACTGTCATTATCGCCATTGGGCAAGGTCCTAATCCTTTAGTGCAATCTACCACAAAAGGATTAGAGACGAATAAAAAGGGCAACATTGCTGCTCATGAAGAAACTGGAGTTACCAGTAAACCAGGTGTATTTGCTGGTGGTGATATTGTAACAGGTGCAGCCACGGTTATACTAGCCATGGGTGCAGGCAAAAAGGCTGCAGCAGCTATTGACAGTTATCTGCAGGAAAAGAAAGCAAAATAATAAAAAAACAAAATTCAGGTGGAATTCAAATCCCACCTGAATTTTAGTAGATTATCGAAATCTTCTTAACTTCCAGCTGGAGAAGGAGAGCTCAGGGTGGCTGGTGATCGAATAAAATAGATAAAATGGTTGACAATTATAGCATTTTAGTATATCATATAAATGTTGCTGAAATTAATACGACTCACTAGCTCAACTGGCAGAGCAACTGACTCTTAATCAGTAGGTTCGGGGTTCGATTCCCCGGTGTGTCACCAGTAAATTCAAGCCTCCGCAGGTTATGTGGAGGCTTTTTTATTTTAATCGTTGCCAAAACCGTTGCCAATGGTGGGCATAAAAAAATATACAGCACCAATCTGCACTAATCAATAGTACTCATTTCTTAAACTTACTTTCTATACTTTTTATAGAATCTCGCTTTTCTAATGGGATAAAATGAAAATATGTTTTATAAGTTATTGTAATATCGCTGTGACCTAATCTTTTTGATACATATGAAATATCTTCGCCTTCCGCTAGTAGGTGGCTTGCGTGTGTGTGGCGTAAGCAGTGGAAGGTTAAGCGCGGAAGTCCACAATCAATGCAAAATCCAGGGAACCATGATGAAGGGGTGTCGGGGTGGATAGACTGTCCATTGTTCCTGCAAAATATTAAATTATTATCAGTATATTGCGGTATAATTTCGTCATTTTCCTCATTTTCTATTCTATTTGATTCTGCATCTTTTTTAGCTTGTTCTTGCTTTTCCTTAACTAAATTTAATATATCAAGTACCTCACTAGTGACTTCAATTATGCGTTTGTTTTTATTCTTAGTGGATTTATATATGCAACCATTGTCAGGGGTGTATGATATAGAACGTTTAACAAAAATCGTTGATTTGTCAAAGTCAACACTATCCCATGTTAAAGCTAATAATTCACCGCGCCTCATTCCCGTCCGGAGGGCTAGTGCTACCAATGCGTAATAGTCAGTGTCTATGGTATGACGTTCCAACGTGGTTATTTGCTCTGCTGTGAAGACTTTTACAAGGTCTTCGTCTTCGTCAAAATCTTGATCCGGCGGTTCTGGAATAGTAATCTTATCCGCAACATTCCTAGGTAAAATTTCATCTTCATACACAGCATGGTTGAGAATGCGCCTAATTACTTGATGGTGATATAAGACGGTTCTTTTGCTTACTGGTTGGCCTTTTTTGCTATCTTCCTCTCTGCCAGCCAATCTGCCCTCTTCGTAAATTCGCTGATAAAAATTCTTTAATTGAGATCGGGTTAAATCTCCAATTTTAGTATTACCGATCCAAGGCACTATGCGAAGGTCTACGCATTTTTTATAACTTGTAAACGTCTTAGGGGCCAATCTTTTCGCTTCTGGTGTTTTAAGCCAGTTGGTGAAGTATTGTTCTACAGTTAAATTAGGCGACTTGATAAATGTTTTATTAGCTATTTCCCCTAAGATAATATCTAGTTGGCGTTGTGCTTCGCTCTCGTCATCGGTCTTTACGGATTTCGACCAACGTTTTCTTATGCCCGTTTCGGGATCAATTCCTTCATCGATTATTAGAGTATAACTACTTTTATGACGGTTTTCTATGCGACCTTTTGCCATTTTTACCTCCAATTTATAATTAAGACACAGCTTATCCATTTTTATGGGGCTGTGTCTTTTTTTATTTCTATCTATTTTTTAAATGCAATAATTCCAGTGGTACTCCGCTGTTTGCTGCAAGATGAGATAATGACACGTCCTGATGTTCATACAGCAAGGTATCTGGTAATAACAGTTCAACAGCAAATTCGTTTGCTTCTCGCTCAATTTTAGAAATAGAAAAAAGAGTATTTTTTCTAAGAAAAGGCGTGTTTACTTCTGGATGAAGAATAGAATGCCCTAGTTCATGAGCGCATACAAATTGTTGTTCCGATTCGTTAAGTTCTTGATTGATATGAATTATTTTAATGCGTTTGTATGTATTAAAGTATCCCAAGGTATCTTTTAACCTTTCAAAAAGGATAACTACGCCCATCTCCCTAGCGATTTGGAAAGGGCAATTTGTGTGGAATTTTTTAATTAACTTTTTCGCTATTTTTTTACGCATCTACGAAAACCCTCCCTTGAGGCTATTTCTTATATTTATTAGGTGTGAATTTTTTCTTTGCCATTTGTTTGGCGAGGCGCATTGAGTTTTCTAAAGAAATACGCAACAATTCCTTGCTTTCTTCATCTAAAGGCTCACCATCGTAAAAAGACATAGCTTCTTGGTTCTCTAGATTAGAGAGCATTTTTTCTAAGTCGCGGGCAATGTCTCGCTCTTCTTTTGGTAATAGAGAGGATTGAGGTAACTTTTCCTTTAGACCTTCACCATCATTATCTTTAAGCAGTTCACTCATAGTAACACCCAAAATATTGGCTATGTTTTCCATTAACTCTAAACTGGGATTTCTTTTGTTATTTATGACATAACTTAGATGGGTTGGGCTTATACCCAATTTTCCAGCGAGTTCTTTAGCTGGAATTTTATTTTCCATCATAATATTGCGAAGATTATCGCCGACCATAAAATCACCTCACAAACTGTTAGTTTATCCAATTATAAACTAACAGTTAATATAATGCAATGAAATATTGAGATATATTAAGGAAACGTGAGAAAATAAACAATAAGTTTATTTAATTGATGAAATATGATAAACTATAAGTTTATTTAAAGGTTTCAACAAACTATTAGTTCATGATAAGATAAACTCACAGTTTAAGAAAGGGCGGTGATTCCGTGAACAACATTGACAAAATCAGATTAAAGAAGCACTTAAGTTATGGTGTTATTGCCAAGGAGGCAGAATTAACCCCAACTTATATTCACCTATTGGCAAAAAGTAAACGTACTAATCCAAGCTTAGATGCAATGAAAAAAATATCACTAGCATTAGGAGAGAAAGTAGGATATGTCTTTCCAACAACCTGAAAAAACAAATGAATTAAAAAAGGAGTGCTTATATGACTTGCAAATGTGGCATAGACCTTACGCCAAAAGCGAAATTTTGCCCTGAGTGCGGAACGCCTGCCCCAAAACCAGAACCATTAAAAGAATCCAAAATAGAAGAAATTCTCACCACTTATGAAGCAGCTGAATTCTTGAAAATATCTCGTTGGAAGATATATGACTTAATCCGTAAAAAGCAAATTCCATTTAAAGAAGTTGGAACGCAAAAACGATTTGTAAAAGCGAGATTGATTGAATGGATGCAAGTCTAACCTCTATTTATTGCCACAGTATATCTTCTATTTGAGGAAAAGGAGCATAACCACATGGCAGGACGCTACAAGACAATCATATCCCTACTATACTGCCGTAAGGTAGTACATAATCTCAGTCGTAACAATGATACTGAGTCAAGAAAACTAGTTAAAAAGTACGCTCAAAAGATGAACAAGTTGAGCGCAAAAATCAAGTCGAAAGGGTGGGTGATAGCTGGTTAATGTCGGTAAAATCTTTTCTCAAAAAATTAGACAGGTTAGAGCAGTATGCCAATGAATTGTCTGCTGCTAGTGCTAGAAAGTCGCATGGCAGAACTAAAAAAGGCTTTTCTAAAAATACTCATAACAGTAATGGATTCATTACCGAAAAGAAATTATTTAAGTGAAGGAGGCAGAAAATGCAAGGAATCAACGTATTAAGCCTGTTTGATGGAATTAGTTGTGGTCAAGTAGCTCTCGAAAGAGCAGGTATAAAAGTAGCCAAATATTATGCTAGTGAAATTGATAAAAATGCAATTCAAGTTACGCAAAAAAACTATCCTAATACTATTCAGTTAGGTGATATTACAAAATGGCGAGAGTGGAATATTGATTGGTCAAGTATAAGGATTGTAATCGGTGGATCGCCATGTCAGGGATTTAGTTTCGCAGGATTGCAACTTAATTTTGATGATCCGAGAAGTAAACTGTTCTTTGTTTATGCGGAAATTTTAGAACATATTAAATCTGTTAATCCAAATGTAGTATTCTTGCTTGAAAATGTGAAGATGAAAAAAGAGTATCAAGATGTGATAACCAGTTATCTAGGTGTAGAGCCGATAGAGATTAATTCAGCTTTAGTATCAGCACAAAATAGAAAGCGCATGTATTGGACCAACATTCCCAGCATCACATTGCCGAAAGATAAGGGGATTTTGCTTAAACATATAGTTCATGAGAACGCAGATATGGATTATGCCATAAGCGGAACGTGGGCGAGGTGGTTTAAGGCTAATGCTGAGTTTCAACTAGGCAAGAAATATTGTTCGTTAGATGCAAATAAAGCAATCACCATGACGGCGCGACAATACGCAAGTTGGAACGGTAATTTTGTTATGGAGTGCCTAGCGGAATATATAGTGCCGTTTGATAAGACTCTGCAAATATTAGATAAAGAAGTTAAAAAGGGCAAGGTTGGGTATTTCAGGCAAGATAGTCAAGCGAATAGAGTTTACTATATTCACGACAAGGCAGTAACCCTGTGCGGAGAAGCTGGTGGGGGGGCTGCTAAGATGGGTCAGTATTTATTTGGTTGTATCACGCCTGACAGAATTAATAAAAGACAAAATGGTCAAAGGTTTAGCAATGGTAATAAATTTTACACTCTTACAGCGCAAGATCGCCACGGAGTTTTAGTTGAGGGTTACATAAGAAAGTTAACGCCTATAGAGGGTGAAAGGCTACAAACGTTACCCGACAATTACACAGAAGGGATTAGCGTTCCCCAACGTTATAAGTGTCTAGGCAATGGCTGGACAGCAGACGTAATAGTGCATCTTTTATCTCATGCAGATTTTGGACAAATTGCCAAGTCGGATTATTTGGAAATTGCAATTTAAAGGAGGTCGCAATGACTCATGAAACCTGCACGAAAACTAGGCAAGACGAAACGCATTACATTTATTGTCCTAGTCTTAAAGAGTGCAAGAAACCGAAAAGTAAGGAGGTGCTAGAGTGGGAAAGGTTCAGGATGCCATCAAAAGACAGCGAGTGAATGACAAATTTATTGAAACGTGCTTAGAAAATATAATCTTATTAATAATCTTCCTGGTGGTTGCGTTGGCAGTTCCGGCGCAATGGTAGAAATGAGAAAAAGCCCGTTTGCAGACGGACTTCTTCGAGGGACTATGAAAATTAACTTACTGAAATTATAACGTGGAGGAATGGAAATGTCAAAAAAAATGATACTTATGAAAATGATCGTTAAAAACTTTAAGGGTTTTAAGGATTTTACATTAGAGGCAAATGGTGACAGTTTAATGGTCTTTGGAGATAACGGTACAGGTAAGACAAGTATAGCCGATGCAGTTAATTGGTTGTTCTTCAACAAAGATACTCAAAACAAAACTGATTTTGGTATTAAGACTATGAATAATGGCGTAGTTATTCCGGCTATCAGTCATGAGGTTGAAGGTGTGTTTTTGATTGATGGTAACGAAGTTTCTTTGAAAAAAGAGTATGTTGAAAAGTACACTAAAAAGCGCGGCGGCGTTACTAGTGAATTTACTGGTCATGAAACTAATCATTTCATTGACGGAGTGCCAAAGAGCAAGGGAGAGTATGAAAAATATATTGCCAGCATTGTGAATGAAGATGTTTTTAGGCTTCTTACTAATCCTGCATATTTTAATGAGCAATTGCACTGGAAGGACAAGCGTAAAACATTACTTGATATTTGCGGCGATATCTCCGACGAGGATGTAATTACCTCTGATAAATCCCTTACAACATTGCCTAGTATCTTAAAAGGCAGGACGCTAGACGATCATAAAAAGGTGATTGCTGCAAGGCGTAAAGCTATCAATGAGGAACTTGAAAAAATTCCTGGTCTTATTAATGAAAATAACCTTATGAAACCTGATTTAATCGGCCTTGATAAAGAATTAACTGCTGCTGAAATTGAAGACTTGACAGAAAAGCGCAATGCCAAAAACCAAGAAGTAAGCCGTATAGAGCAAGGCGGGGAAATTGCCGAGCAGCAAAAACTTTTAAGTCAATCAGAATCAAGACTGCTTGATATTCAGACCAAATTTAGGTCAGAAACTAGCGATATTAAGTTTGTAAAAGAACAGTCCCTTAGAGCTTTAAAAATGAATTTAGTTACTGTCCAAAACGCTATCAAATCAAAAGAAACAGCAGTTAAAAACCTTGAAAACGATATCGTTACTTATAGTAAAAACCGTGAAAAGTTATTAGCTGATTGGCATAAAGAAAACGATAAAGTTTTTACCTCTAATGGTGATTGCTCTTGTCCAACATGCGGTCAATCTTTACCTAAAGGAATGATTGAAGAAGCTGCTAATAAGGCTTTAACGCAATTTAACCTTAAAAAATCAAGTGAGCTTGAATTTATTGAAAAGCAAGGAAAGGCTCAAGCTGAAAATATTAATAATGCCCATAAATCAATTGATAAATTACGTACAGAAATCATTTCTCATGGTAGTAATAAAGAAAATTTAGAGACTAGTATTTCAGTGTTGCAATTAGAGCTTGAAGCAATTAAAATCCCCGACATTGCAACGAATGCCGAGTACGCTAATGAGCTTAAATTCAAAGAATCAGTTCTGGCCAAAATCAACATTTTGCAAACTGAAACGAACTCGTTGATTGATGGATTAGACAAAGAAGCCAAAGAGCTTACTAGCCAAATTAATGAAAAATCATCTACATTGCTGAAATTTAAACAAGCAGAAGATATAGACAAGCGGATTAATGAATTAGCCAAGAAACAAGAGACTCTTAGTGCTGAATTTGAAAAGCTTGAGCAAGAATTATTTCTCACTGAGCAATTTACACGGACTAAGGTCAATCTACTAGAAGAACGGATAAACAGTAAATTCAAGTTTACTCAATTCAAAATGTTTGATATTCAAGTCAATGGTGGTCTGGATGAATGTTGCACCGCTTTAGGGCCAAACGGCGTACCGTATGGCGCAGGATTAAACCAAGCTGCACGAACTAACGTAGGCCTTGATATCATCAATACTCTATCTGATTATTACGGATTTGAAGCCCCAATCTTCATAGATAATCGCGAGTCAGTTGTAAGGTTGATAGACACAAAAGCGCAGCTTATAAATCTAGTGGTTAGCGAACCAGATAAAGCCTTGAGAGTTGAAAGGGTGGTTTTGTAAATGCCTAATAAATTGCAAATTTTATCGTACATTCAGTGCATGAAAGATAATCAGACTTTAAAAATAAATCTTATGAAAGAATTTAATCAGGAAAAAGATGTAAGGAAAATATCAGTATTCTTAGATGAAATTATGTGCTTAGAAAAATTCATACGAGGTGAAAAATAATATGTCAAATGAATTATCAACAGTTCAATCCCTTCAAGGGTTATTAAGTAACGTAGGCGTTAAAAAACGCTTTGAGGATATGCTTGGTAAAAAGTCCGCAGGATTTATGTCTTCGATTATGACTGTTACGAATGGTAATGCAGCTTTGCAGAAATGTGATCCCAAGACTATTCTGTCAGCCGCTAGTATTGCCGCTACATTAGATTTGCCGATTAATCCAAATTTAGGGTTTGCTGCTTTAGTGCCTTATAAAACTAAGATAGATAATAATTTTGTGGACGTTTGCCAGTTTCAAATGATGTACAAGGGATTTGTGCAGCTTGCTATGAGGACTGCACAGTATGAAGCATTAAATTGTTCTGAGGTATACGAAGGAGAGTTAATTTCAAGGAACCGTGTAACTGGTCAAATTGTATTCGACTTTGATAAAAAAATATCTGACCAGATTATTGGGTATTGCGCTTACCTGAAAATGACTAATGGTTTTGAAAAGTATCTTTATATGACCGCGGAAGAAGTAGAGGCCCATGCTAAAAAATATAGCCAAACTTATAAAAGCCCAAAAGATTTTATTCGTAATAAAAGCAAATGGACAACCGACTTTGATGCAATGGCCCTTAAGACGGTTCTTAAGCTGCTAATTAGCAAATGGGGCATTATGAGCATTGACATGCAAACCGCTGTATTAGCGGATCAATCAGTAATAAAGGAAGATAAACAAGGGAACGTTATTGACTACACATATGCCGACAATACGATTGATATATCTGCCGAAGACGCAAATAGTGAGTTAATCGACATAGATCATGAACCTGTAAAGCATC
Proteins encoded in this window:
- a CDS encoding formate--tetrahydrofolate ligase; this translates as MKSDVEIAQEAHMIHIEEVASQLGITQDDLELYGKYKGKVALQTWEKIKTRPDGKLVLVTAINPTAAGEGKTTTTVGLGDALHQIGKKVAIALREPSLGPCFGMKGGAAGGGYAQVVPMEDINLHFTGDFHAITTAHNLLAAIIDNHIHQGNELGLDPRRITWRRVMDLNERSLRSIICGLGGKINGIPRESGFDITVASEMMAILCLASDLDDMKARIGKIIIGYTYGNEPITAEALHVTGALTLLFKDAIKPNLVQTLEHTPAFVHGGPFANIAHGCNSVMATKFALKLADICVTEAGFGADLGAEKFLDIKCRFAGIKPDAVVIVATVRALKMHGGVPKTELVGENMPALEKGLANLTKHIENMQKFGLPAIVAINAFPTDTSQELEFVRRKCVELGAEVALSEVWAKGGQGGIELAKKVLAACEQPGNFNYLYDVNASIKDKIATIAREIYGAEGVSYTPQAEKTIKELTALGFDKTPICMAKTQYSLSDDMTQLGRPAGFTITVREIRVAAGAGFLVALTGEVMTMPGLPKRPAAEKMDIDNAGKIIGLF
- a CDS encoding sulfide/dihydroorotate dehydrogenase-like FAD/NAD-binding protein, whose translation is MYKILVKQQLAPSVQLFEVEAPLIAKKAKPGQFVILRVNDHGERIPLTIADFNRKKGSVTLIFQEVGASTLELGRLQQGDFLLDLVGPLGKPTHIEKFGTVVCVGGGIGIAPVYPIARGLKEAGNEVISIIGARSEEILIYEEEMAAVSDQLIITTDDGSKGIKALVTQPLKELLDSDKSISLVVAIGPVIMMKFVAETTRPYGVPTVVSLNPIMVDGTGMCGGCRVSVGQENKFACVDGPEFDAHKVDFESLMARQRMYKPHEKQHSEHIAGKREEGCKCHSH
- the gltA gene encoding NADPH-dependent glutamate synthase, whose protein sequence is MSLSLNKNPMPEQEPKVRAKNFSEVSLGYTEELAKAEAARCLQCKTAPCRKGCPVQVDIPAFIKEVKEGNMDVAIAKIKEVNSLPAVCGRVCPQEEQCEKYCVLAKRGEAVGIGRLERYVADTARNKGEHITAIDYAPDAQKVAVIGSGPAGLAVAGDLAKKGYKVTIFEALHLPGGVLMYGIPEFRLPKDEVVQVEINNLRKLGVEIVVNAVIGSTFTVDELMEEEGFDAVFIGTGAGLPYFMGVPGENLNGVYSANEFLTRCNLMKAYRFPECGTPIHVGKKVAVVGGGNVAMDGARTALRLGAERSYIVYRRSEAELPARLEEIHHAKEEGIDFQFLTAPTAVIGNKDGWVTGLQCVRMELGEPDASGRRRPIEIPNSEFILEVDTVIIAIGQGPNPLVQSTTKGLETNKKGNIAAHEETGVTSKPGVFAGGDIVTGAATVILAMGAGKKAAAAIDSYLQEKKAK
- a CDS encoding site-specific integrase, with protein sequence MAKGRIENRHKSSYTLIIDEGIDPETGIRKRWSKSVKTDDESEAQRQLDIILGEIANKTFIKSPNLTVEQYFTNWLKTPEAKRLAPKTFTSYKKCVDLRIVPWIGNTKIGDLTRSQLKNFYQRIYEEGRLAGREEDSKKGQPVSKRTVLYHHQVIRRILNHAVYEDEILPRNVADKITIPEPPDQDFDEDEDLVKVFTAEQITTLERHTIDTDYYALVALALRTGMRRGELLALTWDSVDFDKSTIFVKRSISYTPDNGCIYKSTKNKNKRIIEVTSEVLDILNLVKEKQEQAKKDAESNRIENEENDEIIPQYTDNNLIFCRNNGQSIHPDTPSSWFPGFCIDCGLPRLTFHCLRHTHASHLLAEGEDISYVSKRLGHSDITITYKTYFHFIPLEKRDSIKSIESKFKK
- a CDS encoding ImmA/IrrE family metallo-endopeptidase — encoded protein: MRKKIAKKLIKKFHTNCPFQIAREMGVVILFERLKDTLGYFNTYKRIKIIHINQELNESEQQFVCAHELGHSILHPEVNTPFLRKNTLFSISKIEREANEFAVELLLPDTLLYEHQDVSLSHLAANSGVPLELLHLKNR
- a CDS encoding helix-turn-helix domain-containing protein — protein: MVGDNLRNIMMENKIPAKELAGKLGISPTHLSYVINNKRNPSLELMENIANILGVTMSELLKDNDGEGLKEKLPQSSLLPKEERDIARDLEKMLSNLENQEAMSFYDGEPLDEESKELLRISLENSMRLAKQMAKKKFTPNKYKK
- a CDS encoding helix-turn-helix domain-containing protein, producing the protein MNNIDKIRLKKHLSYGVIAKEAELTPTYIHLLAKSKRTNPSLDAMKKISLALGEKVGYVFPTT
- a CDS encoding excisionase family DNA-binding protein, yielding MTCKCGIDLTPKAKFCPECGTPAPKPEPLKESKIEEILTTYEAAEFLKISRWKIYDLIRKKQIPFKEVGTQKRFVKARLIEWMQV
- the dcm gene encoding DNA (cytosine-5-)-methyltransferase, with translation MQGINVLSLFDGISCGQVALERAGIKVAKYYASEIDKNAIQVTQKNYPNTIQLGDITKWREWNIDWSSIRIVIGGSPCQGFSFAGLQLNFDDPRSKLFFVYAEILEHIKSVNPNVVFLLENVKMKKEYQDVITSYLGVEPIEINSALVSAQNRKRMYWTNIPSITLPKDKGILLKHIVHENADMDYAISGTWARWFKANAEFQLGKKYCSLDANKAITMTARQYASWNGNFVMECLAEYIVPFDKTLQILDKEVKKGKVGYFRQDSQANRVYYIHDKAVTLCGEAGGGAAKMGQYLFGCITPDRINKRQNGQRFSNGNKFYTLTAQDRHGVLVEGYIRKLTPIEGERLQTLPDNYTEGISVPQRYKCLGNGWTADVIVHLLSHADFGQIAKSDYLEIAI
- a CDS encoding AAA family ATPase, whose translation is MSKKMILMKMIVKNFKGFKDFTLEANGDSLMVFGDNGTGKTSIADAVNWLFFNKDTQNKTDFGIKTMNNGVVIPAISHEVEGVFLIDGNEVSLKKEYVEKYTKKRGGVTSEFTGHETNHFIDGVPKSKGEYEKYIASIVNEDVFRLLTNPAYFNEQLHWKDKRKTLLDICGDISDEDVITSDKSLTTLPSILKGRTLDDHKKVIAARRKAINEELEKIPGLINENNLMKPDLIGLDKELTAAEIEDLTEKRNAKNQEVSRIEQGGEIAEQQKLLSQSESRLLDIQTKFRSETSDIKFVKEQSLRALKMNLVTVQNAIKSKETAVKNLENDIVTYSKNREKLLADWHKENDKVFTSNGDCSCPTCGQSLPKGMIEEAANKALTQFNLKKSSELEFIEKQGKAQAENINNAHKSIDKLRTEIISHGSNKENLETSISVLQLELEAIKIPDIATNAEYANELKFKESVLAKINILQTETNSLIDGLDKEAKELTSQINEKSSTLLKFKQAEDIDKRINELAKKQETLSAEFEKLEQELFLTEQFTRTKVNLLEERINSKFKFTQFKMFDIQVNGGLDECCTALGPNGVPYGAGLNQAARTNVGLDIINTLSDYYGFEAPIFIDNRESVVRLIDTKAQLINLVVSEPDKALRVERVVL